A genomic stretch from Cydia amplana chromosome 1, ilCydAmpl1.1, whole genome shotgun sequence includes:
- the LOC134651408 gene encoding mitochondrial import receptor subunit TOM70 has translation MASTGSTPFPKWQLAILLGAPLAIGLGYLYLRNRLEDPEKKKVAELKAKTTISLDNEENNVKAAESAIDRAMKLKGAGNRAFHAGEYDKAISLYNEAIESCPPDRPVDLATFYQNRSACYEKREMWEQVKEDCTFALKLNEKYVKAFLRRSRAAEKSGDLVLALEDVTSACILERFQVQSSLVNADRILKALGRQHAREALARRNPVMPSKHFIKTYFSAFSEDPIAKIQLDDKATGGFAKAKQALDAQDYDSIVDACTAELQADGKYKNEALLLRATFYLLLGRHEEAQADLGRVIDSDASTKVKVNALIKRASLYTQLENTERCLEDFAKAAQLDPNNSDIYHHRGQVYLLLERMDEATAEFAKAVQLNPDFSIAYIQKCYADYRHAQLSKNVGALTQVRADFERALERFPKCAEAYILFAQVLSDQQEWGRAESLFDSALTVDPHNATLYVHKGLVQLQKSTDFDKAVKLINKAIEMDDKCDFAYETLGTIEVQRGNLKRSLELFEKAIALAKTELEMTHLFSLKDAAAAQLKVSERWGLDWTVS, from the exons ATGGCGTCAACCGGCAGCACACCCTTTCCTAAATGGCAACTGGCCATCCTTCTCGGCGCACCATTGGCCATCGGCTTAGGTTACCTTTATCTAAGAAATAGATTAGAGGATCCGGAAAAGAAAAAAGTCGCGGAGCTAAAAGCCAAGACAACAATTTCACTAGACAATGAGGAGAACAATGTGAAAGCCGCCGAAAGCGCTATCGACCGCGCCATGAAGCTGAAAGGTGCAGGAAACCGAGCTTTCCACGCAGGCGAATACGACAAGGCGATCTCGCTGTACAACGAAGCCATCGAGTCGTGTCCGCCCGACCGGCCGGTGGACCTCGCCACGTTCTATCAGAACCGCTCAGCGTGCTACGAAAAGCGCGAGATGTGGGAGCAGGTAAAGGAGGACTGCACCTTCGCGCTCAAGCTCAACGAGAAGTACGTCAAGGCGTTCCTGCGGCGCTCCCGCGCGGCCGAGAAGAGTGGTGACCTCGTCCTGGCCCTAGAGGACGTCACTTCCGCCTGTATCCTAGAAAGGTTCCAAGTGCAAAGCTCCCTAGTCAACGCCGACCGCATCCTAAAGGCGCTAGGCCGCCAGCACGCACGCGAGGCGCTGGCGCGGCGGAACCCCGTCATGCCGTCCAAGCATTTTATCAAAACATACTTCTCTGCCTTCTCTGAGGACCCTATTGCCAAGATCCAATTGGACGACAAGGCAACCGGTGGCTTTGCGAAGGCAAAACAAGCTCTTGATGCCCAGGATTATGATTCAATTGTAGATGCTTGCACTGCAGAGTTGCAGGCAGATGGAAAGTACAAAAATGAGGCACTGCTTTTGCGAGCTACCTTCTATTTGTTGCTGGGCCGCCACGAGGAAGCTCAGGCTGATCTTGGCAGGGTGATTGACAGTGATGCTTCAACCAAGGTGAAAGTGAATGCTCTGATCAAGAGGGCCTCTCTGTACACTCAGCTAGAAAACACGGAACGCTGCTTGGAAGACTTTGCCAAGGCTGCCCAGCTGGATCCCAACAACTCTGACATTTACCACCACCGAGGCCAAGTGTACCTGCTGCTGGAGCGCATGGATGAGGCCACCGCTGAGTTTGCTAAAGCCGTCCAACTAAACCCTGACTTCTCCATTGCTTATATTCAGAAATGCTATGCTGATTACAGACATGCCCAGTTGAGCAAGAATGTGGGTGCTCTGACACAGGTCCGGGCAGACTTTGAACGTGCACTGGAGAGGTTCCCCAAATGTGCTGAAGCGTACATCCTGTTTGCTCAAGTGTTATCAGACCAGCAAGAGTGGGGACGCGCAGAGTCCCTGTTTGACTCAGCGCTGACAGTGGACCCCCACAACGCCACGCTGTATGTGCACAAGGGGCTGGTGCAGTTGCAAAAGAGCACAGACTTTGACAAAGCTGTCAAACTTATTAACAAAGCTATTGAGATGGATGATAAATGTGATTTTGCTTATGAAACACTGGGTACCATTGAAGTTCAAAG GGGTAACCTAAAACGATCACTGGAGTTGTTTGAGAAGGCGATCGCGCTGGCCAAGACGGAGCTGGAGATGACGCACCTGTTCTCGCTGAaggacgccgccgccgcgcagctcAAGGTGTCCGAGCGCTGGGGGCTCGACTGGACCGTTAGCTAG